Proteins from one Oscillatoria nigro-viridis PCC 7112 genomic window:
- a CDS encoding Rqc2 family fibronectin-binding protein codes for MQPVDFTTLTAACSELRAQWLPARLEQVYQRDRFTVSLALRTMKGRGWIDLSWHPVAARICVGDPPPRIPDTFTFSEQLRHQLSGLALVSIAPVASWERVIDLQFAKRPGEPALWHLWAEIMGKYSNVILTAQDNLVVTCAHQVSAKQSTVRPIQTGQPYEMPPSLTDAVPSLSESQNRWQSRISLVPGQLHRNLLKNYRGLSKALIFSMIRSASLDPEQSTDSLNPDDWQQLFQRWLYWLQCLENSKFHPSFTPEGYTVIDWPTPEVKETNPVNEFNSSVPSSFSSVQELLNSYYTGEINQEVFAQVRHQLTQKLNNVLAKLRLKANTFKERLQQSADADIHKSQADLLMANLQHWEPGMKSISLPDFETEKPVIIPLNPEKNAVQNAQALYKKHQKLKRARIAVEPLLAAVQEEIDYLEQVEAALSVLETYRNTQDLQTLAEIREELIQQKYLDVPDYRSTDKNAAIEFHRYQTPSGFELLIGRNNRQNDQLTFRTANDYDLWFHTLEIPGSHALLRLKPGTVAEETDLQFAADMTAYYSRARHSEQVPVVYTEPKYVYKPKGAKPGMVVYKQERIVWGRPQQAPA; via the coding sequence GTGCAACCCGTAGACTTTACAACTTTAACCGCAGCTTGCAGCGAACTGCGAGCCCAATGGCTGCCAGCGCGCTTAGAACAAGTCTACCAGCGCGATCGATTTACCGTGTCCCTAGCCCTCCGCACCATGAAAGGGCGCGGCTGGATTGACCTTTCCTGGCATCCTGTGGCCGCCCGCATCTGCGTCGGCGACCCCCCGCCCCGCATTCCCGATACCTTCACATTCAGCGAACAACTGCGGCACCAACTCAGCGGTTTAGCCTTAGTTTCCATCGCCCCCGTTGCATCCTGGGAAAGAGTCATCGACTTGCAATTCGCCAAACGCCCCGGAGAACCCGCCCTCTGGCACCTCTGGGCCGAAATCATGGGCAAGTACAGCAACGTCATCCTCACCGCCCAAGACAATCTCGTTGTCACCTGCGCCCACCAAGTCAGCGCCAAACAGTCCACCGTCCGTCCCATCCAAACCGGGCAACCCTACGAAATGCCCCCGTCTTTGACCGATGCAGTGCCGAGTCTGAGCGAATCTCAAAACCGCTGGCAATCGCGAATTAGCCTGGTTCCCGGTCAATTACACCGCAATCTGTTGAAGAATTACCGGGGGTTGAGTAAAGCCTTAATTTTTTCAATGATTCGATCGGCTTCTTTAGACCCCGAACAATCCACCGACAGCCTGAATCCCGACGACTGGCAGCAACTATTCCAGCGCTGGCTGTACTGGCTGCAATGCCTAGAAAATTCCAAATTTCACCCGAGTTTTACCCCCGAAGGCTACACAGTCATCGACTGGCCGACACCCGAGGTAAAAGAGACAAATCCTGTAAACGAATTTAACTCCTCTGTTCCTTCTTCCTTCTCTTCCGTTCAAGAATTACTTAACAGCTACTACACAGGCGAAATCAATCAAGAAGTATTCGCCCAAGTGCGGCATCAGCTTACCCAAAAACTCAACAACGTCCTCGCAAAACTGCGCCTCAAAGCCAACACATTTAAAGAACGCTTGCAGCAATCCGCCGACGCCGACATCCACAAATCCCAAGCCGACTTGCTGATGGCAAATTTGCAGCATTGGGAACCGGGAATGAAATCAATTTCTCTCCCCGACTTTGAAACCGAAAAACCAGTTATCATTCCCCTAAACCCGGAAAAAAACGCCGTTCAAAACGCTCAAGCCCTGTACAAAAAACACCAAAAACTTAAAAGAGCTCGCATAGCAGTAGAACCTTTGTTAGCCGCCGTACAGGAAGAAATCGACTATTTAGAACAAGTTGAAGCCGCACTTTCGGTATTGGAAACCTACCGCAACACCCAAGATTTGCAAACCCTCGCCGAAATCCGCGAAGAACTGATCCAGCAAAAATATCTGGATGTACCAGATTACCGCAGTACCGACAAAAATGCTGCGATCGAATTTCACCGCTACCAAACCCCCAGCGGCTTTGAATTATTAATCGGGCGCAACAACCGCCAAAACGACCAACTCACTTTTCGCACCGCCAACGACTACGACTTGTGGTTCCACACCCTAGAGATTCCCGGAAGCCACGCTTTGCTGCGTCTCAAACCCGGTACTGTGGCTGAAGAAACTGATTTGCAATTTGCCGCAGACATGACTGCTTATTACAGTCGCGCCCGCCACAGCGAACAAGTCCCGGTGGTTTATACAGAACCGAAATATGTATACAAGCCGAAAGGCGCGAAACCTGGTATGGTTGTATACAAGCAGGAGCGGATTGTCTGGGGTAGACCGCAGCAAGCTCCGGCGTGA